Proteins encoded in a region of the Triticum dicoccoides isolate Atlit2015 ecotype Zavitan chromosome 3A, WEW_v2.0, whole genome shotgun sequence genome:
- the LOC119270996 gene encoding expansin-A23-like, translated as MAPGRVVVVMLLAVSSALLSVATDTTIVPSPQPLVWQKAHATFYGGADASDTMGGACGYGNLFSAGYGTRTAALSTVLFNDGAACGQCYKIACDRKRADPVFCKPGVTVTVTATNFCPPNDALPNDNGGWCNTPRPHFDMAQPAWEKIGVYKGGIIPVMYQRVPCVKRGGVRFKINGHDYFNLVLVSNVAAAGSINSMDVKSSDSEDWMPMARNWGANWHSLANLTGKMLSFRLTNTDGHLLVFNDVVPKGWTFGQTFVSKLQF; from the exons ATGGCTCCAGGTCGAGTTGTTGTGGTGATGCTGCTGGCGGTCAGCAGTGCGCTGTTGTCTGTGGCCACGGACACCACAATTGTGCCATCCCCGCAACCGCTCGTCTGGCAGAAGGCGCATGCGACATTCTACGGTGGCGCTGACGCCTCCGACACAATGG GTGGTGCGTGCGGGTATGGCAACCTCTTCTCGGCAGGATACGGGACACGCACGGCGGCTCTGAGCACCGTGCTGTTCAATGATGGCGCCGCGTGCGGGCAGTGCTACAAGATCGCATGCGATCGCAAGCGTGCGGACCCGGTGTTTTGCAAGCCTGGCGTGACAGTGACCGTCACGGCCACGAACTTCTGCCCTCCCAACGATGCTCTCCCCAATGATAACGGCGGCTGGTGCAACACGCCAAGGCCGCACTTCGACATGGCCCAGCCAGCCTGGGAAAAGATTGGTGTTTATAAAGGTGGCATCATCCCTGTTATGTACCAAAG AGTTCCGTGCGTGAAGCGGGGTGGCGTGAGATTCAAAATCAATGGTCACGATTACTTCAATCTTGTGCTTGTGAGCAATGTTGCCGCAGCAGGCTCGATCAATTCCATGGATGTCAAGAGCTCCGACTCTGAAGACTGGATGCCAATGGCACGCAATTGGGGCGCTAACTGGCACTCGCTGGCGAACCTCACAGGAAAGATGCTCTCCTTCAGACTAACCAACACTGATGGACACTTGCTTGTGTTCAACGACGTTGTGCCAAAGGGATGGACATTTGGGCAAACATTTGTTAGCAAATTGCAATTCTAG